In the Emys orbicularis isolate rEmyOrb1 chromosome 3, rEmyOrb1.hap1, whole genome shotgun sequence genome, one interval contains:
- the LOC135876459 gene encoding cytochrome P450 1B1, which translates to MEAFFSSMALRRLEEALSSIPPLQSALLLLLSLLAAIHLAKLLLRQRRLEPPGPFPWPLIGNAAQLGSAPHLTFARLARTYGDVFQLRLGSRPVVVLNGERAIRGALIRQGAAFAGRPRFPSFQLVSGGRSLAFGGYSELWKLQRRLAHSTVRAFSTGSPAPRRLLEQHLLGEARALVALLVRGSAGGAFLDPGRSLVVAVANVMSALCFGRRYSHSDAEFLRLVGRNEQFGRTVGAGSLVDALPWLQRFPNPVRAAYRAFRQLNRDFYSFVRGKFLQHRGSLRPGAAPRDMLDAFIRLQQAQPRLPLEHVPATVTDIFGASQDTLSTALQWLIIFLIRYPKVQVKMQEEVDRIVGRDRLPCAEDQPHLPYVMAFLYESMRFSSFVPVTIPHATTVDTSIMGYFIPKDTVIFINQWSVNHDPEKWSNPEDFEPTRFLDENGFINKDLTSNVMIFSLGKRRCIGEELSKMQLFLFTSILVHQCNFIANPNEDSKMEFTYGLTIKPKPFTVNVTLRETMYLLDKAVQRLQAEKTATENHLSANL; encoded by the exons ATGGAAGCATTTTTCAGCAG CATGGCCCTCCGGCGGCTGGAAGAGGCGCTCTCCAGCATCCCGCCGCTGCAGAgcgccctgctgctgctcctctccctgctCGCCGCCATCCACCTGGCGAAGCTCCTCCTGCGGCAGCGGCGCCTGGAGCCCCCGGGCCCTTTCCCGTGGCCCCTGATCGGCAACGCGGCTCAGCTGGGCAGCGCCCCGCACCTCACCTTCGCCCGCCTGGCCCGCACCTACGGCGACGTGTTCCAGTTGCGCCTGGGCAGCCGGCCCGTGGTGGTGCTGAACGGCGAGCGCGCCATCCGCGGGGCGCTCATCCGCCAGGGGGCCGCCTTCGCCGGCCGGCCGCGCTTCCCCTCCTTCCAGCTGGTGTCCGGGGGCCGCAGCCTGGCCTTCGGCGGCTACTCCGAGCTGTGGAAGCTGCAGCGCCGGCTGGCGCACTCCACCGTGCGGGCCTTCTCCACCGGCAGCCCGGCCCCGCGCCGCCTGCTGGAGCAGCACCTGCTGGGCGAGGCGCGGGCGCTGGTGGCGCTGCTGGTACGGGGCAGCGCGGGCGGCGCCTTCCTGGACCCCGGGCGCAGCCTGGTGGTGGCCGTGGCCAACGTGATGAGCGCCCTGTGCTTCGGCCGCCGCTACAGCCACAGCGACGCCGAGTTCCTGCGCCTGGTGGGCCGCAACGAGCAGTTCGGCCGCACGGTGGGGGCCGGCAGCCTGGTGGACGCGCTGCCCTGGCTCCAGCGCTTCCCCAACCCGGTGCGCGCCGCCTACCGCGCCTTCCGCCAGCTCAACCGCGACTTCTACAGCTTCGTGCGGGGCAAGTTCCTGCAGCACCGCGGCAGCCTGCGCCCCGGGGCCGCCCCCCGCGACATGCTGGACGCCTTCATCCGCCTCCAGCAGGCGCAGCCCCGGCTGCCGCTAGAGCACGTGCCCGCCACCGTCACCGACATCTTCGGGGCCAGCCAGGACACCCTCTCCACCGCCCTGCAGTggctcatcatcttcctcatccg ATATCCAAAGGTGCAGGTTAAAATGCAAGAAGAAGTGGATAGGATTGTTGGCAGAGATCGCTTGCCCTGTGCAGAAGATCAACCTCATTTGCCCTATGTTATGGCTTTTCTTTATGAATCCATGCGTTTCAGCAGCTTTGTGCCAGTCACTATTCCACATGCCACCACAGTCGACACCTCCATAATGGGCTACTTCATTCCCAAAGACACAGTCATATTCATCAATCAGTGGTCAGTGAATCATGACCCAGAAAAATGGTCCAACCCAGAGGATTTTGAGCCAACAAGATTCCTGGATGAGAATGGATTCATTAACAAAGATCTTACTAGCAATGTGATGATTTTCTCATTGGGTAAACGTAGGTGCATTGGAGAGGAGTTATCCAAGATGCAGCTCTTTCTCTTTACCTCCATACTGGTACACCAGTGCAATTTTATTGCTAATCCAAATGAGGACTCTAAAATGGAATTCACCTATGGGTTGACCATTAAACCTAAGCCATTTACAGTTAATGTCACTCTTAGGGAGACTATGTATTTGCTAGATAAAGCTGTCCAAAGATTGCAAGCAGAGAAAACAGCTACTGAAAATCATCTATCAGCAAATCTGTGA